Proteins co-encoded in one Azospirillum brasilense genomic window:
- a CDS encoding YcbK family protein: MAVGVCNSRSAAAWEPAPERTLRIYNCLTGESFDGVYWAEGRPVAEAMARIDWVLRDHRSDDCHRIDLALLNRLSEMQEKLDSQHPFEVLSAFRSQETNRRVKGAATGSLHLQGRAVDLRLQGRRAVDLYRCALSFGDGGAGCYAKRNFVHVDTGPTRRWMGA; this comes from the coding sequence GTGGCGGTCGGCGTCTGCAACAGCCGCAGCGCCGCGGCGTGGGAACCGGCGCCGGAGCGCACCCTGCGGATCTACAACTGCCTGACGGGGGAAAGCTTTGACGGCGTCTATTGGGCGGAGGGACGCCCGGTGGCGGAGGCGATGGCCCGCATCGACTGGGTGCTGCGCGACCATCGCAGCGACGATTGCCACCGCATCGATCTCGCCCTGCTGAACCGTCTGTCGGAGATGCAGGAGAAGTTGGACAGCCAGCATCCGTTCGAGGTGCTGTCGGCCTTCCGCTCCCAGGAAACCAACCGCCGTGTGAAGGGGGCGGCGACAGGCAGCCTGCATTTGCAGGGGCGGGCGGTCGACCTGCGCCTGCAGGGGCGGCGCGCGGTGGACCTCTACCGCTGCGCTCTGTCCTTCGGCGACGGTGGGGCGGGCTGCTACGCCAAGCGGAACTTCGTCCATGTGGACACCGGGCCGACGCGGCGCTGGATGGGTGCCTGA